A single region of the Pontibacter kalidii genome encodes:
- a CDS encoding PrkA family serine protein kinase: MNILEKIKTNYSASMNEMTVAAYLEECKKDSKMYAKPAERILDAIGEPEILDTRQDPMLSRIFSNKKIKIYPAFKDFYGMESTIEQIVSYFRHSAQGLEEKKQILYLMGPVGGGKSSLAEKLKHLMQQHPIYVLKAGDEVSPVFESPLGLFADYTDELEEEYNIPARYVPSCMSPWASKRLREFDGDINRFKVIRLFPSIQEQIAISKTEPGDENNQDISTLVGKVDIRKLAEYQQSDPDAYSYTGGLCLANQGLLEFVEMFKAPIKVLNPLLTATQEKNYKGTEPIGAIPFDGIILAHSNESEWAKFLNDKKNEAFLDRIYKVQVPYCLRVSEEIKIYEKLIRESSLREAPCAPKTIELLAEFSVMSRLKEPENSSIYSKMRVYNGETLRETDPNAKSIQEYRDDAGINEGMQGISTRFAFKILSKVFNFDSEEIAANPVHLLYVLEQEVIKMMLPPEAETKYLHLIKSVLASKYAEFISDEIQKAYIESYSSYGQNIFEKYVIFADHWIQNNDYRDPDSGEIFDRSILNEELEKIEKPAGIANPKDFRSEVTNFFLRFKANHGGKSPRWDSYEKIKNVIEKKIFTNTEDLLPVVSFTVKTNEEDEKKHRDFTRRMRDRGYTDKQIRILVDWFMRVRKTMA, encoded by the coding sequence ATGAACATTTTAGAAAAGATCAAGACAAATTACAGCGCCTCCATGAACGAGATGACAGTAGCTGCCTATCTCGAGGAGTGTAAAAAGGACTCGAAAATGTATGCCAAGCCCGCCGAGCGGATATTGGACGCCATTGGGGAGCCGGAGATCCTGGACACGCGGCAGGACCCGATGCTAAGCCGCATCTTCTCTAACAAGAAGATCAAGATCTACCCTGCCTTCAAGGATTTTTACGGCATGGAGAGCACCATCGAGCAGATCGTGTCCTACTTCCGGCATTCGGCCCAGGGGCTGGAGGAGAAGAAGCAGATCCTGTACCTGATGGGGCCGGTGGGCGGGGGTAAAAGCTCGTTGGCCGAGAAGCTGAAGCACCTGATGCAGCAGCACCCCATTTATGTGCTGAAGGCTGGCGACGAGGTGAGCCCTGTGTTCGAGAGCCCGCTGGGGCTGTTTGCCGATTATACCGATGAACTGGAAGAGGAGTATAATATTCCCGCGCGCTACGTGCCCAGCTGCATGAGCCCCTGGGCCTCCAAGCGCCTGCGCGAGTTCGACGGCGACATCAACCGCTTTAAGGTGATCCGGCTTTTCCCTTCTATCCAGGAGCAGATCGCCATTTCCAAGACGGAACCGGGCGACGAGAACAACCAGGATATCTCTACGCTGGTGGGTAAGGTGGACATCCGAAAGCTGGCCGAGTACCAGCAGAGTGACCCGGACGCCTACTCCTATACCGGTGGCCTTTGTCTGGCCAACCAGGGACTGTTGGAATTCGTGGAGATGTTCAAAGCCCCGATCAAGGTCCTGAACCCGCTGCTGACCGCTACCCAGGAGAAGAACTATAAAGGCACCGAACCAATCGGCGCGATCCCCTTCGACGGCATCATCCTGGCGCACTCCAATGAGTCGGAGTGGGCCAAGTTCCTGAACGATAAAAAGAACGAGGCCTTTCTGGACCGTATCTACAAAGTACAGGTGCCTTACTGCCTGCGCGTGAGCGAGGAGATCAAGATCTATGAGAAGTTGATTAGGGAAAGTTCGCTGCGCGAAGCGCCTTGTGCCCCGAAAACCATCGAGCTGCTGGCCGAGTTTTCGGTGATGTCGCGGCTGAAGGAGCCGGAGAATTCCAGCATTTACTCTAAGATGCGGGTGTACAATGGCGAAACGCTGCGCGAGACAGACCCGAACGCCAAATCCATACAGGAGTACCGCGATGATGCGGGCATTAACGAGGGCATGCAGGGTATCTCTACCCGCTTTGCCTTCAAAATCCTTTCCAAGGTCTTCAACTTCGACAGCGAGGAGATTGCCGCCAACCCGGTGCACCTGCTGTATGTGCTGGAGCAGGAGGTGATCAAGATGATGCTGCCGCCTGAAGCGGAGACAAAGTACCTGCACCTGATCAAGTCGGTGCTGGCCAGCAAGTATGCCGAGTTTATCTCCGATGAAATACAGAAGGCGTACATCGAGTCGTACAGTTCCTATGGCCAGAATATCTTTGAGAAGTATGTGATCTTTGCCGACCACTGGATTCAGAACAACGATTACCGCGATCCGGACTCCGGCGAGATCTTCGACAGAAGTATACTTAACGAGGAGCTGGAGAAGATCGAGAAGCCTGCCGGCATTGCTAATCCGAAGGATTTCCGCTCTGAGGTAACGAACTTCTTCCTGCGCTTCAAAGCCAACCACGGCGGCAAAAGCCCTCGTTGGGATTCCTATGAGAAGATCAAAAACGTGATCGAGAAGAAGATCTTCACCAATACCGAAGACCTGCTGCCGGTGGTGTCCTTCACGGTGAAAACCAACGAGGAGGACGAGAAGAAGCACCGCGACTTTACCCGCCGCATGCGCGACCGCGGCTACACCGACAAGCAGATCCGTATCCTGGTAGACTGGTTCATGCGCGTACGCAAAACGATGGCCTAA